One Oncorhynchus kisutch isolate 150728-3 linkage group LG11, Okis_V2, whole genome shotgun sequence genomic region harbors:
- the LOC116376341 gene encoding sodium channel protein type 2 subunit alpha-like, with protein MATLLLPPGPDSLHRFTRESLAAVEQRIAEEEARRTKHYQEDLGDVELPRPRADLEAGKQLPRIFGDIPAGLVGVPLDDFDPFYFKNQRTFIVLNKGKAIFRFSATSALYIFNPFHPVRRASIKVLVHSYPF; from the exons ATGGCCACCCTGCTGCTACCACCGGGTCCTGACAGCTTGCACCGGTTCACCCGGGAGTCCCTGGCTGCCGTGGAGCAGCGGATCGCTGAGGAGGAGGCCCGGCGTACCAAGCACTACCAAGAGGACCTGGGAGACGTGGAGCTGCCCCGGCCCCGGGCCGACCTGGAGGCCGGCAAACAGCTGCCACGCATCTTCGGCGACATCCCCGCCGGCCTGGTGGGAGTCCCACTGGATGACTTTGACCCATTCTACTTCAAGAACCAGAGA ACATTTATAGTACTGAACAAAGGGAAGGCCATCTTCCGATTTAGTGCCACGTCTGCACTCTATATTTTTAACCCCTTTCATCCTGTTAGAAGAGCATCAATAAAGGTTTTAGTACACTCATATCCTTTCTGA